The Thermodesulfobacteriota bacterium genomic sequence CTAATGATAGATATAGGTTTTTTGTGGAATAAGAAGAAAAAGACAATACCCATTTTTCTTTCAATTTTCTGTATTGTATTTTTTTTATTAATGTTTTTTCCTCCTTATTGGGATTTTTCTCCGCCGGTTCTGTCCAAAAATATTCCTAACGGGATTACTGACGATGGGTACCCCTGGATAGGTGCAGAAAATCCGGAACTTGAAATAACAGAATTTACGGATTACCAGTGTTTCCAATGCAAAAAAATGCACTTTTATCTTCGAAAGCTTGTGGAAAAAAACCCTGATAAAATCAGGCTGATTCATCGTCACTTTCCCATGGACCATAAATACAATCCAATTGTCAATGAGCCGTTTCATGTGGGATCAGGTAAAATGGCGTTTTTGGCAGAATATGCGCAAGCCAAGGAAAAGTTCTGGGAGATGAATGACCTGCTTTTTAACCTGGCCGGGACGACAAATGTTCTCAATACTAAAAAACTGGCGGGGAAAGTAGGGCTGGATTACAGAGAGCTTTTATATTCAACAAGAAACCGGGCAATCAGATATAGAGTAAAGCACGATATAGCTGTTGGGATCAACCTGGGAATTAATGGTACACCAGGGTACGTGATAGATGGAAAAGTATATTTAGGGCAGATACCGCTGGAGGTATTTAGCATAGTTTTAGATTGATTGGATTAAGAAATAATATTTCTTACAAAGACAAAAAGGCGTAAAGGAAAGTAAATATAACAAATTAAAAAACATGAGCAATCTGTATTAATCCATGTTACCTTTTGAATAGGTTAAAATGCTATCATTTTCAAAATATTTTAAAATATTGCTCATCGGACTTTTAATCTCCCTTAGCATCTCTATTATTATCCTTTCCTATGTTCCACCAGTAAGCAGGGATGCCCTGACTCATCACCTTGCAGTTCCCAAGCTTTATCTGAAACATGGGGGTATCTATGAAGTTCCAGAATTAGAATTTTCTTATTACCCTATGAACCTTGATCTTTTGTATTTAATTCCACTCTCTTTTGGAAATGATATTATTCCAAAGTTCATTCATTTTTCATTTGCTCTGATGACTGCGTGGCTAATCTTTAATTATATGAAAAAGAGGATTGATACCTGTCATGCACTTTTCGGCGTAATTTTATTTCTTTCTCTTCCTTTAATAATAAAGCTTTCAATTACAGTTTACGTTGATCATGGGTTAATTTTCTTTTCAACGGCTTCTATTATTTGCCTGTTGAAATGGATTGAAAAAGACTTCAGTGTTAAGTATTTGATATATTCTGCAATTTGGTGCGGACTTGCTCTTGGAACAAAATACAACGGCTTAATCGTATTTTTTTTACTCACTCTTTTTGTACCTTTTTTATATCTTCGGTGTACTCATGATAAAACATCAAGACAGTTAAAAGCTATTGGTTATGGGGCTACTTTTTTATTTATCTCACTTCTAATCTTTTCACCCTGGATGATAAGGAATACTATTTGGACTGGGAATCCAATATATCCGCTTTATGATAACTTGATTTATCAGGACGAAGAATCTTTAAATGAAAGAGATGGTTCATGTTCAACGAATAGCACAAAAAGTACTTCTATAACTTATCGGAAAAAGCCCAACGAACGATTGGGGCCATTCGGAATAAGAAGATTAGTTTATGACGAAAAATGGTGGGAAACGGCAGCAATCCCTGCCAGGATATTCTTTCAAGGCAAAGATAATCACCCGAAATATTTTGATGGGAGATTGAATCCTTATTTATTTATATTGCCGTTTTTTGCATTTATAAAAATTAGATGGCAATTTAACAAGTTTAAAACTGAAAAGAAAATACTTCTTACATTTGCGCTATTGTTTTTATTATATACTTTTATGAAAACAGATATGAGGATAAGGTATATTTCTCCTATACTTCCGTCTTTAGTCATACTATCCGTGTTCGGTCTAAATGAAATAGTCGCTTTTATAAATGATAAATACCCAGGAACTACCGGAAAGAAAATAAAAGGGATTTTTTTTGCTTTTATGGCTTTCCTGCTGAGCTTAAATATTGCTTATATTATTAGTCAATTCAGAATTGTTGAACCGATAAGTTATATAAGTGGAAGAGTGGAGAGAAATAAATACATTGAAAAGTATCGCCCGGAATATGCGACTATTAACTATGCAAACTTAAACTTACCGGTTAATGCAAAAATATTATGTTTGTTCCTAGGGCATCGTGGCTATTATTTCGATAGGAAAATTGCTTTTAGTTTCGATTTGGTTTCAAAAGAAATATTACGAGAGCATTCGTCAGAGAAGATATTGATTGAACTTGAAGGTAAAGGTATAACCCACGTTCTTGCCAGGTATGATCTTTTCAGTAAATGGTTGCAGGACAGTTATAGCGACAAAGAAAAGGAAGTCGTCAAAATATTTTTTAAAACTTACACCAGTCTGATTTTTTCTAAAAATGGACATGGGCTATATCAATTGAAAAAACAAATGGTTGAAGATGGTTAATTTGCTTGACAGCATATGGTAGCTTGTTTAGAATGTTGCTACGTTATTGAATAACCGTTTAATGTTATTTTTATATGGCAGGATCAACTGGGTGAATACTGTTTAATGGAATCGATGAAAATGTATAAAGGCAAATCAATTTGTGTAGTAGTCCCGGCTTATAACGAGGCAAAACAGATAAGTAAGGTGATCGAAACCATGCCGGATTATGTTGATCGAATTGTGATTATCGATGATGTCAGCATAGATGAAACAGTGATGATAGTGAAGCGATGTCAGCAGGATAATGATAGGATCGTGCTGCTTGAACACAAAGCAAACCAAGGCGTGGGAGGAGCTATTGCATCTGGTTATAAATGGGCAAGAGATAATGAATTTGACGTTACTGTTGTTATGGCAGGAGACGGACAAATGGATCCTGACGATCTCGGGAAAATAATAGAACCGGTATCATCTGAAAATGTTGATTATTCAAAAGGAAACCGTTTGTTCTATGGAGATGCATGGAATATGATACCGCATTACCGTTATATGGGAAATTCTTTCCTTTCATTAATGACGAAAATTGCATCAGGATATTGGCATATTGCAGATTCCCAAAGCGGTTATACAGCCATTTCACTGACTGCTTTAAACCGTATAGACCTCGATGAAATATATAAAGATTACGGGATGCCGAACGATCTTTTGATTAAATTGAACCAGTTTGATTTTAAAGTTCGAGATGTGCATATAAAACCTGTTTATAATATTGGAGAGCAATCTGGGATAAGATTAATGAAAGTAATTCCAAAAATATCATGGCTCCTTTGGAAAGGATTTTGCAGACGTTTATTTTTCAAATATGTCATTAAAGATTTTCATCCCTTAATCTTTTTTTATGCCCTCTCTTTTCTACTTCTGAGTATCAGTATTCCCCTGATCATAAGACTTTTTTATATATGGATAATGCGAGGTGATATTCCAGATATCAATGCAATGGCTCTTGTCTTTACGCTTGTCAGCGGATTGCAGACTTTATTTTTTGGTATGTGGTTTGATATGGAATACAATAAGAATTTAAAGTGATATAATCGGTGTTTGTAAAATCAATGTTTGATATGCCAACTTATTGAACTGGTGATGTAAATATTGAATAGTAAAAGAGCTAAGAACTGCTAATATGAGCAAAAATGACTTTACCTTGAGTGTTTACCAAAATCTGCTTGAGGAAATTAGACGTTCGGG encodes the following:
- a CDS encoding vitamin K epoxide reductase family protein — protein: MRKKKEIIPLPFPVYFWTVAALAMAGVLDSIYLSISHYRVYTDIAYESFCAISRSINCDTVSQSPYSIFIGIPVPIWGVIGYSFFMLFIPFAWSKEAQKQIIWSILLFISLAFSIYSVILAYISTFYIHSYCMMCIASFGINFLLLYFTWLVKKRFGKSGIIEGLMIDIGFLWNKKKKTIPIFLSIFCIVFFLLMFFPPYWDFSPPVLSKNIPNGITDDGYPWIGAENPELEITEFTDYQCFQCKKMHFYLRKLVEKNPDKIRLIHRHFPMDHKYNPIVNEPFHVGSGKMAFLAEYAQAKEKFWEMNDLLFNLAGTTNVLNTKKLAGKVGLDYRELLYSTRNRAIRYRVKHDIAVGINLGINGTPGYVIDGKVYLGQIPLEVFSIVLD
- a CDS encoding glycosyltransferase family 2 protein; translation: MYKGKSICVVVPAYNEAKQISKVIETMPDYVDRIVIIDDVSIDETVMIVKRCQQDNDRIVLLEHKANQGVGGAIASGYKWARDNEFDVTVVMAGDGQMDPDDLGKIIEPVSSENVDYSKGNRLFYGDAWNMIPHYRYMGNSFLSLMTKIASGYWHIADSQSGYTAISLTALNRIDLDEIYKDYGMPNDLLIKLNQFDFKVRDVHIKPVYNIGEQSGIRLMKVIPKISWLLWKGFCRRLFFKYVIKDFHPLIFFYALSFLLLSISIPLIIRLFYIWIMRGDIPDINAMALVFTLVSGLQTLFFGMWFDMEYNKNLK
- a CDS encoding glycosyltransferase family 39 protein is translated as MLSFSKYFKILLIGLLISLSISIIILSYVPPVSRDALTHHLAVPKLYLKHGGIYEVPELEFSYYPMNLDLLYLIPLSFGNDIIPKFIHFSFALMTAWLIFNYMKKRIDTCHALFGVILFLSLPLIIKLSITVYVDHGLIFFSTASIICLLKWIEKDFSVKYLIYSAIWCGLALGTKYNGLIVFFLLTLFVPFLYLRCTHDKTSRQLKAIGYGATFLFISLLIFSPWMIRNTIWTGNPIYPLYDNLIYQDEESLNERDGSCSTNSTKSTSITYRKKPNERLGPFGIRRLVYDEKWWETAAIPARIFFQGKDNHPKYFDGRLNPYLFILPFFAFIKIRWQFNKFKTEKKILLTFALLFLLYTFMKTDMRIRYISPILPSLVILSVFGLNEIVAFINDKYPGTTGKKIKGIFFAFMAFLLSLNIAYIISQFRIVEPISYISGRVERNKYIEKYRPEYATINYANLNLPVNAKILCLFLGHRGYYFDRKIAFSFDLVSKEILREHSSEKILIELEGKGITHVLARYDLFSKWLQDSYSDKEKEVVKIFFKTYTSLIFSKNGHGLYQLKKQMVEDG